The Microbacterium schleiferi genome contains the following window.
TCATGACGGCTTTCTTGCAGGACGGATCGGAGGAGCTTCACGCGCAGGTCGAGCCTCGTCTGGTGCCGTCGCCTGGCGGTTGGCTCGACGAGCCGATCCGTCTTCGGACGGCCGGCACCGGTGACGTGCCGAGCGGCTACATCTTCCTGCAAGAGGATCGGGCTGTGCCGCAGGAGTTGTACCGCGCATCAGCAGACCGGCTCACGAACCCGACGACCGCGAGCTCGCCGGGGAGCCATCAGGCCATGTTGACGCGCCCGGTGGAGCTGGCAGCAGCCATCGTCTCCGTTATGTCGTGACGACGTTTCGCTCTTTCGCGACTTCCGCTGGGACCGTCGCTTACGCCGAATGGCTGCCCGGCGGCCCCGCCCGTGCGACGGTGCTGCTCGTTCACGGCGGGGGGTGGGCCCCGGTGGCTGGAGTCGAGCGATCGGCGGGCGACCCGGGTGGGCACCCCGTCTCGCCGAAGCCGGATACCGCGCGGTCGTGATGACGTGGCCTGGGTTGTCGGCTGGCGGCGCATGGGACCCCGACACGCGGCTGGATGGGGCGGCGGTCGCCGGCGCGATCGTCGAGCTAATCGCTGCGCTCGGCGGCCCGGTCGTCCTCGTGGTCCACTCCATGTCCGCCGCTTTCGGCTATCGGGTCGCTTTCCACCATCGGGATTCACTGATCGCCCTAGTCGCGCTGGCACCCGCTCCCCCGGGGACATCCAGCCCGAGCCCGCCGTGCTGGAAGAGGACGCCGATCACATCGTCGTCCAGGGACGCCCGCTCACCTGGAGGCTTCCCCGTCGCGGCTGGTGGCATCCCGGACCAGAGTTCATCGAGGCGAAGCTGGTCGGTGCAAGCGAGCAGTTCCCACCCGGTCACCTGGACGAGCTCCGTTCGCAGCTGGTGCCAATCCCAGCCGGGCTCCTCCTCGAGCGGCAGAACGTCCGCGGTGCGCAGGTCCATATCGGCGACAGGGAGTTGGACGGCCTACCGACCCTCGTGATGGTCGGTACCCACGACACCGATCATCCGATCGAGTCGGACCGCGCGACTGCTGACTGGCTCGCCGAGCGAGGCGGCGATGTCAGGTTCGTCGCGTTGACGGCAGCGAACGTGGCTGGCAACGGCCACATGCTGATGCAGGAGTCGAACAGCGATGCGGTACTCACCCTGGTGACGGAGTGGCTCGGTCCAAATGTGCGCCTGCGGCGGTGAGGATGGTGCAGTTGATCGCGACCCGGGCTCCGGACATCTGTGATGGCCCGACTACAGCAGGAGCCGTTGCTCAGCAAGTTCCTGCAGCAGGAATCGCCAGAGATGCCCGTCGTTGAATGCGTCACCCAGGTCGGGCAGGTCGGCGAGATCGTCGTCATCGATCGGCATAGGCTCGGCCCCTGCCTGCAGAACGGCGAGGTGCACGCGAGCCAGGCTGTCGACATTGATCGCGCGGATGACGGCCTGCGGGACGCTCTCGCCGACGGCCGTGAGGCCGTGACCGCGCAGGATGCCGACCGGCCGCGTGCCGAAATCGTCCGCCATGGCCGTCGCGCGTGCGTGGTTGCGGATCAGCGCAGACGAGGGGTGCGCGGGGATGCCGCCGCGCGCCATCCGCATAGCGGGGATGTTGAAGGCACCGACAATCGGTAGCAACGTCCGTCCGGTCAGCGAGAACGCGACGACAGCCGGCGGATGCGCGTGGACGACGGATCGAGCCGCAGGATTGCGGCGCAGCAGCTCAAGATGCAGAGACAGCTCGTTCGGCGCCCGGTACCCGCCGGCGAGCTCGAACGATCCCTCAAGGGGCACGGCGAGGATGTCGTCGGCGGTGGTGAACCGCAGCCCCCGCTCCTGCGGTCCGCGGGCTCGGATGAGGACGGTGTCGTCGTCGACCCGCAGGCTGACGTGCCCGAGGATGTCGTCCACGAGCCCCCGGACCGCGAGCACGCGGCAAGCATTGGCGACGAGCATGCGTTCGTCGACGTAGTCGTTCATCATCCACTTCTCCTTCGAGGCGTGATCTCCGATTGCGAATTCCTGGAAAATCTAGCAGAATCAGATTCTGTCTTAAAGAAAACCGGTCTCGACCGACATCATCTTCAAGGCGCGGAATAGGACTCTGACATCAGGAAGCAGCGACCCAATGGCGAGCAAGACGACGATCTTCGAGGACGTGCGGCGCGGCATGATCCCGGCGCACATCTATAACGACGAGGAGATCTTCGAGCAGGAGAAGAGCAAGCTCTTCAGCCGCGCGTGGATTTTCGTCGGACATGAATCCGAGATCCCTCAGCCCGGTGACTACGTGGTGCGGCATGTGCTCGACGACTCGTTTATCGTCGTGCGCGATGAGAGTGGTGAGATTCGGGCGCACTTCAACATGTGCCTGCACCGCGGGATGCAGGTGTGCCGCGCCGAGGTCGGCAACGCCTCCCACTTCCGTTGCCCCTACCACGGGTGGTCATACCGCAACGACGGCCGGATTATGGGCCTCCCGTTCCACGAGGAGGCCTACGGGGGTGAGGCAGGGTTCAACAAGAAGGGTGCACGACTGCTCCCGGCGCCGAACCTGGACACATACAACGGTCTGATCTTCATCAGCATGGACCCGAACGCGCCGACCCTGCGGGAATACATCGGCGACTTCGCGTTCTACCTCGACTACTACACCGGGCAGAGCGCCAAGGGCATCGAGCTGCGTGGCCCGCAGCGGTGGCGCGTCAACGCGAACTGGAAGATCGGCGCCGAGAACTTCGCCGGCGACATGTATCACACGCCCCAGACCCACACCTCGGTCGTCGAGATCGGGTTGTTCCGTGAGCCGAAGGCGGAGAAGCGCAAGGACGGCAACACGTACTGGGCCGGCAACGGCGGCGGCACGACCTACAAGCTCCCGCCGGGCAGCCTCGAGGAGCGGCTGCGCTACGTCGGATATCCCGACGCGATGATCGAGCGGATGAAGGAGCAATGGTCGCCTGAGCAGCTCGATGTGATTGGCCGTGACGGGTTTATGATCTCAGCGGCATCGCTCTTCCCGAACATGAGTTTCGTGCACAACTGGCCGAAGGTGGAGGACGGGGACGACGTGCTGCCCTTCATCTCGATCCGTTCGTGGCAGCCCATTAGCGAGAACGAGACGGAGGTCTACTCCTGGTTCGCGGTCGATGCCGAGGCGCCGGAGGAGTTCAAGGAGCTCTCGTACAAGGCCTACCTTATGTGCTTCGGTAGCACGGGAATGTTCGAGCAGGACGATGTCGAGAACTGGGTCTCGCTGACCACGACTGCCAAGGGTTCGATGGCTCGACGGCTCCTGCTCAACAGTCGGATGGGGACTCTCAAAGACGACACTCCGGTCGTCGCTGCGCTGACGCCTGAACAGTTCGCCGGTCCAGGCGTCGCGCACGTTGGTTACGGCGAGTACAACCAGCGTCATCTGCTCGATCGCTGGGCCGACTACCTCGACACCGATGACGAAGTCGAGGTGCAGGTCGCGAGCATCGGTACAGGCATCACCAACAACGGGGAGGCACCCGCATGATGAACACCGAGACCGGTGTCCAGATATCCGAGCAATCGCCTCTCGGCGCCCACGCCACGCGCGCCGATCGAGTCGGGCGGTCCCTACTGTTCTCCGACGAACTGCATCTCGAGGCGCATCGTTGGTTGATTGAAGAGGCTTACACCCTCGACGAGCAACGGTACGAGCACTGGCTTGAGACGCTTACAGAGGATATTCACTACATCATGCCGGTGCGTCAGACGACGGCTCTCGGGTCTTCCTTCACGACGGCGAGGGGGATGTCGCACTGGGACGAGAATAAGTACTCGCTCAGCCGCCGGGTCGCGCGATTCCTGACTGAACACGCTTGGACGGAGGACCCTCCCTCACGCCTGCGTCACTACGTGACGAACGTGCGCGTGTTCCTGTCCTCGGTCGAGGACGAGCTCATCGTCGACTCCGCCGTCCTGCTGTTCCGCAGCCGGGGAGACGTCAACGAGCCGTCAATCATCTCCGCTCACCGCGAGGACGTATTGCGTCGCGTCGGTGACGACCTGCAGTTGGCACGTCGGGTGATCATGGTGGACGAGTCGGTGCTCCGCACCCAGAACCTGGCGATCTTCCTGTGAGCGGCCTCGACTGGGAGGGTGCCGACGTCGATCGTGATGCCGCGGCGGCTGCGGCGGCGGAGCGCGAGCGTCTTATTGCCCGCACCGTCGGAGAGCCGCTCGTCATCGCCAACGAGTTTTCGGAGATCGAAGTGCGCCGCGTGGAAACTCACAACGGCACGAGGCTACTGATCGACGCCCCGAAAACTGGCCAGTGGATCGCGATCGACCCCATGGAACTCGAGGCCCTGACCTGGCAGACCACGCAGACGTTCTCCGAGATGATCGCGCGGCCTGACCAGCCGATGTTTCCCGAAATGCGACCGCAGTAGAAAAGGAGAGACCGATGGCACGGATCATCGCCGACCGCAGCGCCTGCCAGGGCTACGCCAATTGCGTTGTCGCCGCGGGCGACTACTTCGACCTAGATGACGACGCCCTAGTGATCGTTCTGCGCGAGGACCTGCCCGACAGTGACCGCAAGCGAGTAGAGGAGGCGGCGCGCAGCTGCCCCGTCTCCGCCTTGGTTGTGGAGGACTGACGTGTCGCGGGTCGTCATCGTCGGCGCCTCTGTTGGTGGGCTCAAGACCGCCCAAGCCCTTCGAAGCGAGGGATTCGAGGGCGAGATCGTCCTGATTGACCAGGAACGCCATCCCACCTACGACAAACCTCCGCTCTCGAAGAAGTACCTCACCGGTGAGACGGCGCGACACGAGATCGAGCTTCTCTCCGAGCACGAGACGCGGGGGATCGGAGCCATCTCAATCTTCGGCACGCCCGCGGCATCCCTCAACCTCGAAGGCCAGGTTGTGACGCTCGAGGACGGTACAGCCGTCTCATACGACACACTCGTGATCGCCACCGGGTCACGCGCCCGTCGCTCTCCGTGGGGTGAAGGTGAGCATATTCACTTGCTGCGTACCAGCGGCGATGCCGAGCGCTTGCGGGATGAGCTGGCCACAGCGCGGCACCTTGTGGTCATCGGCGCAGGCTTCATCGGGGGGAGGCTGCCGCAACGGCGATCACGGCGGGCGTACGGGTCAGCATGGTTGACCCGTTCCCGGCGCCGATGTCGCGGGTGCTCAATGCCGAAGTCGGCCAGATCTTCAGCCGCAAGTATGCCCAGGAGGGCGTCGAGGAGTACTTCGGAAGGACAGTCGAAGGCGTCGAACAGACGGCAGACGGGGTGCGCGTGGTGCTCGATGGCGGCGAGATCATCGAGGCCGATGCAGCTCTCGTCGGTATCGGAGCTGTGGTCAACACAGAGTGGCTCGAGGGTTCCGGCATCGAACTCGACAACGGGGTGACCTGCGACTCTGGGCTGCGGGCCATCGGGCATCCTGAGATCTTTGCCGTCGGCGATATCGCACGTTGGGCGAGTGCGTCGCGCAACGTCTCGCTGCGCCTCGAACATTGGACCAATGCCGTTGATCAGGCTCGCGTCGTCGCACACAACATCGTCCACCCTGATGATTGCGAGGACTACGACACGACCGAGTATGTCTGGAGCGACCAGTACGACTGGAAGATCCAGATCGTCGGGCATACCGGATCTGATCACTGGACGATGGTGGGCGACCCTGCGCAGGACCGCTTCGCCGTCGTGTACGGCGAGAGCCAAGGGCAGGCCGAAGGTGCCGTCATCGTGAACTGGCCGCGTGCCCTCGTCGACGCCCGCCGCTCGGTCGCCTCGCGAGCGAAGGCGGACGAGCTGATACATCGGCTGCGCGCCCTCCTCGAGCCCTCGAGCACGGCTCCGGCGAAGGCGGCCGCCCGATGAGAGCTGACGACACCACCCTCCCCCTCCTGCACGGTCACCGCATCCCGCGAATCGGGGTGGGCACGTGGCCACTCACGGGAGACGAGTGCGCAACGATGGTCGAGAAGGCGGTCGGCTACGGTTACCGCCTGTTCGATACGGCGTACAAGTACGCGAATGAGGAGGCCGTCGGTGCCGGTCTGCGTGCATCGGGCATCCCTCGTGACGAGGTCTTCATCACGAGCAAGTTCAACAAGGAGGACCACAGCGTCGAGGGAGTGCAGCGCGCGTACGACCGATCGCTGAAGACCCTTCGCGTCGACTACCTCGATCTGTTCCTGATCCATTGGCCGGTTCCGGCCCTCGACCGATACGTCGAAGCGTGGAAGGGTCTGGTGAGACTGCTCGAAGAGGGACGAGTGAAGGCGATCGGCGTCTCCAACTTCAAGTCTCACCACCTTCAGCGCGTCGTCGACGCGACCGGTGTCGTCCCCGACGTCGATCAGATCCAGCTCAGCGTCGACATCGCCCGTGTCGAACAGCGCAGCTTCCAGCGCGCTCACGGCATCCTGACCGAGGCGTGGAGCCCGCTCGGACGCGGAGGAGCCCTGCTGTCCGATCCCGCGGTGACCGCGATCGCGTCGAAGTATGACAAGTCGCCCGCACAGGTCCTACTGCGCTGGCACATCGAGGAAGGGATCGTTCCCGTCCCGCGCGCCGGCGATGAGAAGCATCTCGCGCAGAACATCGACGTCTTCGATTTCACGCTCAGCTCGGAGGATATGGCGACGCTGAGTGGGCTGGATCAAGGCGAAGAAGCCGCCCGCGACCCGGACGATCCGGCCAACGGGCACTGAGGCCCACGGCGGCGGGTCGGTCGCTCCCGCAGCCACGCTCATCAGCGGCGTGTTCGCGTGCGCAGCGCATCCATGGGCGCTACGACGACCCGGGCCGGTTCACCCCAACAGTTCGGCGAGGCGGATCGCGGCGTCCTGCAGTGACCGCGCTAGGGACTTGACCTTGCCCGGCGGTAACCGCTGCACGGGCGCGGAGGCGTTGATCGCCAGTCGCAGTCCCGACGAGACGTGGACCGGGACCGCGACGCTCGCCACGCCGTCCTCGCTTTCCTGCCGATTCACGGCATAACCGTCCAGTCGTGTCCGAACCAGTTCGGCGACGAGTTCGTCTCGGGAACGTATGGAGTTCGGTGTGACGATCTCGAGCTGCTCGTCCGGGTACAGCCGGAAGAGCTGCTCGTCGCTCAGCTCGGCAAGCAGCGCCTTGCCGGTCGAGGTGCAATGCGCCGGCAGGGTCTTGCCCAGTCTCGAAACCACGCGCACGGCCACATCGGGCTCGGCAACGGCGAGGAATCGGACATGGTTGCCCTCGAGCGTGCCCAGGTGGCAGGTCTCACCGAGGGCGGCGCTGAGGTCCTCGAGGATCGGCTGCGCCAGTCTCGGGACATCCATCCTGCGCAGCACCGAGAAGGCCACCGTCGTCAGCGCCGGGCCAGGGCCGTAAGCCTTGGTCACCGGGTTCTGCCGCACGAAGCCGCGCCATGCCAGCATCGCGAGAAGTCGGTGCGCGGTCGAGGTCGCCACCCCGAGGAGGGCACCGGCGTCCGTGAGCCGCAGCTCGTGCTCCTCACCCAGCAGCAGGATCAGCTTCAGCGCGTTGTCGACCGACTCGATCGGATACTGGGGTGGATCGCCCGGCGACCCGAGCTGTCGATTCTGCACGGCAGAAAGCTTACTTGCAACGTGGGCGCGCTCCTCCTGCACCGCGCGCTCCGATGCCGACCCGACAGGCGGGAGGATCGTCTCCGCGGTGCCACTGCAGCCCGTGCCACCCCACGCCGCCCGCGTGGCTCCCTGTGACGGCCCCGACGGCCCAGGCGCTCTACGGTCGGAGCAGGACCTTCAGGCTGCTGGACGCGTCGCGGGACTGCTCGAAGGCGGCGGCGGCATCGTCGAAGGCGAACTCGTGGGTCGCCAGCGGCGACAGATCGATCCCCTGGGCGTCGGACGCCTGACGATCGACTCGAGGACGGCCTCGTACTCGCGATGAGCGATGGCGAACGACTGCGGGTGCCACAACTGATAGATGTGTAAGCAGCGTTCCGGGTAGGAGTCCACTACCCGCCCCAACGGGATGTCTGCACGCGCGACGCAGCAGCGGAGGAACGCGTGGTGCGCCACCAGCCAGGCGCCCATGTCACCGACTGCCAGCGCCGCATCCATTAGCGTCCCGTACTCGCGCGAAGCGCCGATCTCGGAGCGCAGCATCCGTCCACCGTCCGGCGCGCGCCTAAGGACTCCAGCTGAAGCCGGACACCGTAGAGCTGGTCGACCTCTTCTACGTCCGGGTGATACACCGTCGCTCGGCGATGGTATCGGCCTCGTTTGAGCCTTTCTTCCCGCAGCAAGCGAAACGCCTCGTGCAAATGACCTCCCCGTCGATCCAGGTCTTTCAACTTTCCATCCTGCGTGAGGCGGCAGTGGCGGTGACACTCCACTGCTCGGAAGAGCACTATTTCGCGCTATTGATCCGGACCCCGATGGTCGGAAGCTGTTCAGTGCCGCGTCATCGGCGCAATACGCTGGGAGACGGGGCTTCCTCTGCCCCGGGAGGACACCATGCAACCAGATAACCTCACGGTCACGGCTCGGGTGGCGCGCACAGCCGTCCCCGGGCGGCTGGACGATCTCACCGAGTGGGCGCATGGTTTCACCGGCCGGGCCCAGTCGTTCCCCGGCTACCGGGAGTCGAAGGTCCGAGTCTCGGAACGGCACCGGCGCCAGGTTGTCGTCGAGATCACGTTCGCTTCCCCCCATGACCTCATCCGGTGGGAGGACAGTAAGGAGCGGCAGGCGCACCTGCAACAGGCCGTGCCGCTCACGATCGGGCAGGCCCGTCCACTGACTCCGGACGCCCTCACCGGTGCAATCCCGACGGCCGGTCCCGCGCGCCCGCGGTGGTGGACGGCGATTTTAGTGTGGATCGCGCTGGTACCGCCTGCCATGTTCAACGCCTACTTCATCGCTCCGCTCCTGACCGGCCTGCCGCCGTACCTCCAG
Protein-coding sequences here:
- a CDS encoding FAD-dependent oxidoreductase translates to MVDPFPAPMSRVLNAEVGQIFSRKYAQEGVEEYFGRTVEGVEQTADGVRVVLDGGEIIEADAALVGIGAVVNTEWLEGSGIELDNGVTCDSGLRAIGHPEIFAVGDIARWASASRNVSLRLEHWTNAVDQARVVAHNIVHPDDCEDYDTTEYVWSDQYDWKIQIVGHTGSDHWTMVGDPAQDRFAVVYGESQGQAEGAVIVNWPRALVDARRSVASRAKADELIHRLRALLEPSSTAPAKAAAR
- a CDS encoding alpha/beta fold hydrolase; translated protein: MAARRPRPCDGAARSRRGVGPGGWSRAIGGRPGWAPRLAEAGYRAVVMTWPGLSAGGAWDPDTRLDGAAVAGAIVELIAALGGPVVLVVHSMSAAFGYRVAFHHRDSLIALVALAPAPPGTSSPSPPCWKRTPITSSSRDARSPGGFPVAAGGIPDQSSSRRSWSVQASSSHPVTWTSSVRSWCQSQPGSSSSGRTSAVRRSISATGSWTAYRPS
- a CDS encoding aromatic-ring-hydroxylating dioxygenase subunit alpha, yielding MASKTTIFEDVRRGMIPAHIYNDEEIFEQEKSKLFSRAWIFVGHESEIPQPGDYVVRHVLDDSFIVVRDESGEIRAHFNMCLHRGMQVCRAEVGNASHFRCPYHGWSYRNDGRIMGLPFHEEAYGGEAGFNKKGARLLPAPNLDTYNGLIFISMDPNAPTLREYIGDFAFYLDYYTGQSAKGIELRGPQRWRVNANWKIGAENFAGDMYHTPQTHTSVVEIGLFREPKAEKRKDGNTYWAGNGGGTTYKLPPGSLEERLRYVGYPDAMIERMKEQWSPEQLDVIGRDGFMISAASLFPNMSFVHNWPKVEDGDDVLPFISIRSWQPISENETEVYSWFAVDAEAPEEFKELSYKAYLMCFGSTGMFEQDDVENWVSLTTTAKGSMARRLLLNSRMGTLKDDTPVVAALTPEQFAGPGVAHVGYGEYNQRHLLDRWADYLDTDDEVEVQVASIGTGITNNGEAPA
- a CDS encoding ferredoxin; its protein translation is MARIIADRSACQGYANCVVAAGDYFDLDDDALVIVLREDLPDSDRKRVEEAARSCPVSALVVED
- a CDS encoding 3-phenylpropionate/cinnamic acid dioxygenase subunit beta, with the translated sequence MNTETGVQISEQSPLGAHATRADRVGRSLLFSDELHLEAHRWLIEEAYTLDEQRYEHWLETLTEDIHYIMPVRQTTALGSSFTTARGMSHWDENKYSLSRRVARFLTEHAWTEDPPSRLRHYVTNVRVFLSSVEDELIVDSAVLLFRSRGDVNEPSIISAHREDVLRRVGDDLQLARRVIMVDESVLRTQNLAIFL
- a CDS encoding IclR family transcriptional regulator gives rise to the protein MQNRQLGSPGDPPQYPIESVDNALKLILLLGEEHELRLTDAGALLGVATSTAHRLLAMLAWRGFVRQNPVTKAYGPGPALTTVAFSVLRRMDVPRLAQPILEDLSAALGETCHLGTLEGNHVRFLAVAEPDVAVRVVSRLGKTLPAHCTSTGKALLAELSDEQLFRLYPDEQLEIVTPNSIRSRDELVAELVRTRLDGYAVNRQESEDGVASVAVPVHVSSGLRLAINASAPVQRLPPGKVKSLARSLQDAAIRLAELLG
- a CDS encoding aldo/keto reductase; amino-acid sequence: MRADDTTLPLLHGHRIPRIGVGTWPLTGDECATMVEKAVGYGYRLFDTAYKYANEEAVGAGLRASGIPRDEVFITSKFNKEDHSVEGVQRAYDRSLKTLRVDYLDLFLIHWPVPALDRYVEAWKGLVRLLEEGRVKAIGVSNFKSHHLQRVVDATGVVPDVDQIQLSVDIARVEQRSFQRAHGILTEAWSPLGRGGALLSDPAVTAIASKYDKSPAQVLLRWHIEEGIVPVPRAGDEKHLAQNIDVFDFTLSSEDMATLSGLDQGEEAARDPDDPANGH
- a CDS encoding class II aldolase/adducin family protein codes for the protein MMNDYVDERMLVANACRVLAVRGLVDDILGHVSLRVDDDTVLIRARGPQERGLRFTTADDILAVPLEGSFELAGGYRAPNELSLHLELLRRNPAARSVVHAHPPAVVAFSLTGRTLLPIVGAFNIPAMRMARGGIPAHPSSALIRNHARATAMADDFGTRPVGILRGHGLTAVGESVPQAVIRAINVDSLARVHLAVLQAGAEPMPIDDDDLADLPDLGDAFNDGHLWRFLLQELAEQRLLL